TCAGCAGCACCATGCCCCCTGCGGGCGGCAGGGTCCGCACCGCCGCGTTGATCTCTTCCTGATCTCCCGAGCCGTCGCACACGAACTGCGCTATGGCCTTCGCATGTTCCGAGGAATCGTGTGTGGCAACGATGGACGTGGCGGCAGAGACGGCGTTCGCGATACCGGAGAGGCTTGTCATCGCCGTGACGAACAATAACACCCGCACACTCATGATTCTCCTCCCTCTAATGACCTGACCCCCGCGACAGATTCCAGAGGCTCCAACACGGCATGAGGGACACTAATTGCCGGCGCGCCTCACGTAAACGTCACATTTCCGCAAGTCACGCTTGGGGTCAGACGATCTCCTCGGCCACGCCGTCCCAGCGTACCTGGCGTTTCTGGTGGTACGAGGCGACGCTCATAAGGACGGTGACCACTTCGACGAACGCCTCGTCCTCGTTACATTTTGGGCGTTCGCCCGTGCGCACGCACTGCAGGAAGTCCTCCATGTGCGTGGGCCATTTGGGCGCTTTGGACGCATCGTATGCATACGCGGGCTTTAGTTCCCGCGCCATATGCGGGAAGGCCGCCTGGTCCGGGTAGATCAGAAACGTGTTGGCATCCTGACCGATGGCGTTGAAGATGAGCCGGCCGTTCTTCCCGATGTATTCCGGCGGTTGTTCGCGCGCGGAATTCATGCAGCCCTCGAACACAACGGAGCAGTTCTGCTTCTCGAAGGTGTAGTTCGCGAGCCAGGTGTCGGGCGTTTCGCGTCCGTCCTGATAAAATGCGTTCAGCCCCGCGCACATGCACGTGTCGGGGGTACCCCAACCGAGGACGCTCTGCACGTGATCGAGTTCGTGGGATAGCAGATCGCCCGCCTGCCCGGTGCCGTAGGGCCAGTAACAGCGCCAGTGCCAGAAATGCTGCTCGTCGAATTCAATGTGCGGCGCGGGACCGAGCCAGGCCGCCCAGTCCAGGTTCTTGACCACCTGCGCCGGGTCGGGGCGGTCATATACGTTGTAGTACCCATACCATCGCCAAGGCGCGCGCTCTTTCGTGCCATTGAAATACCGGCCCGTGTGAATCAGCGTAACCGGGCCCAGCGCGCCGTCCCGGATGCGCCCGCCGGCCTCCGCGGTGGACGGGTACTGTCTGCCTTGATGGCCCAGTTGGAATACCGTCCCCTTCTCCTTGATCGCGGCGCGCATGCGTTTCGCCGCCGCCACGGACGTGGTCCACGCCTTTTCGCAATAGACGGCTTTGCCCGCATCCACGGCGTCGAGCACCATCTGCTCGTGCCAGTGGTCCGGCGTGGCGATAACGACGGCCTCGACCGCCGGGTCCGCGAGCAGGTCGCGATAGTCGTGGTACCGTTTCGCGTCCGGATTCCTCGCCGCTTCCCACCCGCGCTCCAGATGCGGCGTGTAGACGTCGCACACGGCCACGACTTGGGCGCTATGGATGGAACCTGTATATTTGATGAGATCCCAGCCGCGCGTACCCGCGCCGATATGGCCCAGGCGCACGGGGTCTGGCTCTGCTGCCGCGCCGGTGAGTATCGCGGGGGCTGCAATCGCGGCGGCGCTTGCCGTAAGCATCGTTCTACGCGAGATATCCTTCGGCTTGTGCATGACGTTCCCCTTTCTCACGTTGAAGTCCTTCATTATCCGTTCGCGCCGTGCATCAGTCAACGCGGCCGGCAAATGGCGCCTGAGTCGCGGCAGGGTCAAACACAAGTTGTCCATCCTGCCGCGATACACCAAGGGCCGCATCCAACCGCGCTTCGAGCGGGTCCGGGCCGGTCATGCCCAGCCGGGCGCGGATTTCCCGGCGCAGCCACCAGAACCCGGAATTCCACGAATACAGATGATGCCCGTGGGGTCTGCCGGTCACGGTACTGATCGATTCGTGAAACGCCGGCATGTAGGCCAGTTCCTTCTCGAGCCGCCAGAACAGTCTGTCATCGACCCATTCCGGCGGCATGCCGTGTATGAGCCCGTCGAGGTAGTTTGCGGCATCGTTCAGGAACCACGACCCGCCATAGACGTACACGCCGCTATGGCCGTCGAGCAGGTCGCCGTCGGCCTTCGAGATCACGCGCATGCCGTAGGGGGATTGAATGCGCATCGTGGTTTCCAGATGCCGCTGCACGAGTTCATCCGGCAGCAGTTTCCGCCCGAACACCGCATACGAGAGCACCTCCCCGTAAAGGCTGTCCTGACCGACGTGTTCCTGTTGTTTCAAGCTCGTGGCGAAATAGCCGCCGGACTCGTTGAACATGCGACAGTAGCCCGCAATGGCCGCGTCAATATCCGCGTCGGTCACGTCAAACCCAAGTTCGCGCGCCGCCATCAAGGCGCCGCAATGAAAACCCTGGTTCGAAGAGGGCGCGTCGTCGTCGTCGTAGGGGAGCTGGTCGTGATATGTTTTCATGCACGCTTTCTCGGGCGTCAGCCTTGGAGGAATATACAGTCCGTCAACCTCGTGCTCGCGGATAAAGCGGTAAGCCCGGCTGACGGTGCGCGGGTCCGGGTCGCCGCCCGCCTGCTTTACTATGTGCGACCAGATGAGGTAGTACTGCGCGTTGTCTTCGTAATTCACGCGCTCATAGAACACCGCCCCGTTCGACTCCGCGTCAAATTTCAGGTCCTCCAGCCCGCGGCTCATCCAGAACCCGTCGCTGACCCACTGTTTCCAGCCGTAGCCCACGCCTGAAATGAAAATGTAGTCGCTTTCGGGCCGCAGCAAGTTGCGGCGCAGCAGCAGGTACGACGTATTGCGCAGAATCGCTTCCAGCGCCGACCGGTTAAACCCCTTTGCGTTTGCCAAGGCCAGATGTGCGCTCAGTTGGATGCCGTATTGGCCCTGCACCGGCGAGGCAAACACCCACGTTGTGAACGACTGCGTTTCCCCCGCTTCGATATGCTGCCAGCCGTCAAACTGGGCCCGGTACACGCTCGTCGCGTCCACTTCCCGCGGAATCATGACCATCCGCTCCGGCGAGCCGTCGCCGGTTGCCAGGAAGATTCGTCGTTGTTGCGGGTCGCAGCCCAGGAAACTCCGGTTCTCCCACAATCCGGGCGAATCGCCCAGAACGCCGTAGAACGTGTCTTCTACGCGGCATCCAATCATCGGAAATGTCTGCCAGGCGTTGTCGCCAAAGCCCGGGCCCGTACAACTCGGGCTGTAGGTCTTGGATTCCGTCTCGTCACCGAGGAAGGTGTGATATGTGCCGTTTTCCGGCGCGCGCCACGCCATTTCGAGGTAATACCGGCCATCGGCGTTAGCCGTTACGGTCGCGACCCGCTCGTACAGCCCCGGATTCAGCAGCCGCCACGACTCGGTCAGGACCAGTCCCGGCGCAATGCCGCCGCGCAGTTCGACGCCCGTCCCGGCGGGTGTGACTTCGGCATACGAAACGTTCGTGCGTCCCTGCGGCTGCACCACGCACAGGGCCGTCCCCGGCGCGTCCGCCGCAAGCACGGGCTGGCCGTGGTCTAGCATGACAACGCAGCCCGGCGCCGCCTGTAACTGCAATTCTGGCGCCGCGAGGACCGCGGCCAGCACCACAAACGACAACCCCGTATACATGACCCACACTCCTCGTTTCGATGTTCGCAAGCATAGAGTATTGTGCGCCAAGAGCGCGAGCATGTTTTGCCCCCGCCAAAACGGCTACTATGCCTCGCGCCGTCTTCGACGGCGAGCATGGAGGATACACGGGAAATGCGCAGGCGGGAGTTTTTGAAGGCCTTGGCGCTGGCGCCCATGTGCGCTGGCGCGGCAGGCCGCGCGACGGCCGCGGCGGAACAAGGCAGCCCCACGCGCCCGGCGCGCTTCTTCTTTGTGTCGGAAGGGAAAACGGTGCTCCTGAATGCCGACGGCAGCGGTTTGCGTTGTCTCGAACTCGACGTGCCCAACCAGGCCACCTGGCAGCCTGCCGGGTTCTTCGATGATGGCCGCGTGCTCTTGCTGAGCATGGAACCCCGGCGCGACGGGCCGGGCAAGCCGTTTGACGAATATTACCACCAGACGCCGACGCATATCTGGATTTACGACCTGGACAGCGGCGCGCTCGAAGAGGCCGCCACACACGAGCGGCTCGCCGTCTTCTACACGCCGCAACTCCTCCTTAAGGACGGGCGCATGCTCGTGCAGGTCATCCGCGACAAGGTTCCGCAGACTTTCAACATGAATCTCGACGGCACGGACGCACGCGCGTTCACGGGCCCCGGCGAAGGCATGCCCTACGGCCTCAGCCTGAGCCCTGACGGCACGCGCGTGGCCTACCACCTCGCCAGCCCGTCGGGTTACCAAATCTGGACGAGCGATGTGAATGGCGGCAACCGCATCTTGGTGGCGGGTCATCCCGACCACCTTTATTTCTGCCCCCAATGGTCTCCCGACGGCGCCTGGCTGGCTTTTCAGGACTGCCTGTTCCATCAGGACCCCGGCCACGACTGGTCGGACCTCTGCCTCAGTCGCCCCGATGGCTCAGAGCAACAATTGCTGACCACGGGACAAGCCCTATGGTTCGCGGCCACGTATGGCCCGCCCGATAATCGCGGCGGCGGCTCGAACGTTCCCGTCTGGACCCACGACGGCGCAATCCTTGTGTCGCGCAGGCTTCCGGATTCCAAAGTCGCGTGGGAATTTCAGGCCCTTCGGCCCGACACCGACCACTTCAACCGCGACTTCAAACCGGAGTTGGCGCACGGGGGCGCGGAGATTCACCGGATCGACCCGCGCGACGGGTCGAGCAAGCGTCTCACGCATGCCGACCCGCCGGTTTGGGATTTTCGCCAGAGTGAATCGCCCGACGGCCGCCAATTCCTCTTCTGCCGCGCCGAAACCGCCGGTGTCCCCGCCATTTGGATAGCGGACATCGATGGCCGCAACCCGCGCATGCTGACCAGAGGCCTGCACGACCGCGGCGCGGACCATCCGCGCTGGTTGCCGCAGTCCGGTTGAATCCCTGAGGGCTGCCCAGGACCCTCCCATCGGAACGCGTCCCTCGGCCAAGACATGCTTGATTCGCAGGGCGGCTGAGGTCCATCTTAGGTCCGGACTTGCAACAACACGAAGGGACGTCATCATGCACACTTCCCTTGCAGTTCTGCTGGTCATGCTTGCGCAGGATGCTCCCCTGCCGCGTGACGCGCTGGCGCCGCGAGGGCGCATGGATCATCCGTGCGTCAATATCACGGCGGCGGATATTCAGCAGGCCAGGAAACGCGTGGAGCGATATGAGTGGGCGCGAGAGGAGCGCGCCGCCATTTTGAGCGAGGCGGATTCGTGGCTGCGCGAACCGGACGCCTACTGGCTGCAATTCCTTCCCAAACCCGGCGCGTGCTACGCCTATGGTTTCACGGGCTGCCCCATCTGCGATGGGAAGACCGGCACCTGGGCCAAGGCCAACTGCACGTGGGAAAACCCCGGGCACGTGAAGTGCGACAAGGGTCATGTGTTGCCGGACGCCGAACATCCCGATACGGGCGACGGCTACCAAGCGCCCGACGGACGCATTCATTACTTCGCGGGCCAGTTCAATGCGTGGGTGACGGAGCAATGGACGCTGCACGCGCTGCCGAGCCTGACGCAGGCGTATGCGATCACGGGCGAAGAGAAATACGCGGTCCGGGCAGCATTGCTCCTCGACGCGCTGGCGTCCATCTATGCCGAGTCGACCTCGGGATCGTGGGACTATCCCAGCACGCCGCCGAGCGGCCGCTTTGCCCGGCCCTGGTATCAGGTTGCCCGAACACTCGTCTACTACGTGGACCAGTATGACNNNNNNNNNNNNNNNNNNNNNNNNNNNNNNNNNNNNNNNNNNNNNNNNNNNNNNNNNNNNNNNNNNNNNNNNNNNNNNNNNNNNNNNNNNNNNNNNNNNNCGCAACTGGCTCTTGTGGCACGCCGGCGACCCTCCGGACGCAGCCCGGAAACTGCCGCCAGACCTTGCGCGGCGGGTCAGCGGCTCGTGGGTCGCGGGAATGAAGGGCCTCTCGATCCTGCGCGACGGACGCCAGGCCGCGCTGTTGCGGTTCGGCCCATCGCTGAACCACGGCGACCCCGACGACCTCGCCCTTCAGTACTACGCCGACGGCTACGAATGGACCTACGACATCGGGTACGGGCTTGGCAGTACGCATTGTCACGTCGGATGGGCTTCGAGCACCGTCAGCCACTGCCTTGTCACCGTAGATGAAAAGAACCAGCTCGGCGCGGACGGTTCCGGCGGAAGCCTGCGGTTTTTTGCCGACCTGCCCGGCGTGAAGGTCGTTCAAGCGTCGAGCGAGGCGAGTTATGCGGAACTCCAGGTCGCCAGCTACGAACGCACGGTCGCCCTCGTGGACGGCGCGTATCTGGTGGACATGTTCGAGGTCTGTGGCGGAACACAGCACGACTATGGGTTCGGAAGTTTCGGCGAGAGCCTCGCGCCTATTGGCGCGACGGACCTGAAGCCCCACGAGGGCAGCCTTGCGGAAGGCATTGCCTGGGGCCGGCTTGTGGGCGCGGACGGCGACATCAGGGGCTACCCCAACAAGCCCTACTGGAACCCACCCCCGGGGAACGGCTATGGCTTCTTCTATGACGTGCGCCGCGGCCAGCCGACGGAGACAGTATGGGGCGGCCTGTGGACCGTTACCGGCGAGCATCCGG
The window above is part of the Candidatus Hydrogenedentota bacterium genome. Proteins encoded here:
- a CDS encoding Gfo/Idh/MocA family oxidoreductase, coding for MHKPKDISRRTMLTASAAAIAAPAILTGAAAEPDPVRLGHIGAGTRGWDLIKYTGSIHSAQVVAVCDVYTPHLERGWEAARNPDAKRYHDYRDLLADPAVEAVVIATPDHWHEQMVLDAVDAGKAVYCEKAWTTSVAAAKRMRAAIKEKGTVFQLGHQGRQYPSTAEAGGRIRDGALGPVTLIHTGRYFNGTKERAPWRWYGYYNVYDRPDPAQVVKNLDWAAWLGPAPHIEFDEQHFWHWRCYWPYGTGQAGDLLSHELDHVQSVLGWGTPDTCMCAGLNAFYQDGRETPDTWLANYTFEKQNCSVVFEGCMNSAREQPPEYIGKNGRLIFNAIGQDANTFLIYPDQAAFPHMARELKPAYAYDASKAPKWPTHMEDFLQCVRTGERPKCNEDEAFVEVVTVLMSVASYHQKRQVRWDGVAEEIV
- a CDS encoding PD40 domain-containing protein yields the protein MRRREFLKALALAPMCAGAAGRATAAAEQGSPTRPARFFFVSEGKTVLLNADGSGLRCLELDVPNQATWQPAGFFDDGRVLLLSMEPRRDGPGKPFDEYYHQTPTHIWIYDLDSGALEEAATHERLAVFYTPQLLLKDGRMLVQVIRDKVPQTFNMNLDGTDARAFTGPGEGMPYGLSLSPDGTRVAYHLASPSGYQIWTSDVNGGNRILVAGHPDHLYFCPQWSPDGAWLAFQDCLFHQDPGHDWSDLCLSRPDGSEQQLLTTGQALWFAATYGPPDNRGGGSNVPVWTHDGAILVSRRLPDSKVAWEFQALRPDTDHFNRDFKPELAHGGAEIHRIDPRDGSSKRLTHADPPVWDFRQSESPDGRQFLFCRAETAGVPAIWIADIDGRNPRMLTRGLHDRGADHPRWLPQSG